From the Lathyrus oleraceus cultivar Zhongwan6 chromosome 3, CAAS_Psat_ZW6_1.0, whole genome shotgun sequence genome, the window ATGCGGTGAGCACGACATGCTATGTAAGTAATAGAATTATTATTAGACCTATGTTGAAAAAGACCCCTTATGAATTATTAAAAGGAAGGAAACAAAACATCTCTCACTTTCATATATTTGGATGTAAATGCTTTATCCTCAACAATGACAAAGATAATCTAAGTAAGTTCGACGAGAAGTCCGACGAAGGTATATTTCTTGGATATTCTCTCACTAGTAAAGCTcatagaatatataataaaagaactttaacAATTGAAGAATCTATGCATGTTACCTTTGATGAAACTAATCCCTCCAAGGAGGATATTATTttgtgtgatgatgatgataatgtaTATGCTCCTCAAGAAGATACTTTCAACGACATCAATGATAATCAAATGGAACATCATGAAGATCAATTTAACAAGATTAAAATGCTAATGATCTACCTAAATAATGGATAACTCATAGAGATCATCCAATTGATAAAGTCATTGGTGATATTAGTCAAGACGTTGCAACAAGATTAAATCTCAAAGATGCATGCTTGAATATAACGTTTGTTTCACAAATTGAACCTTCCAAAGTTGATGAAGCCTTAGGAGATGACAAATGGATAgttgctatgcaagaagagttaaaccaattcgaaaggaatcaagtttgggaacttgtccctagGCCAAGTGGTAAACACATCATAGGTACCggatgggtgtttaagaacaagcttgatgagaatggtataatTGTTTGAAACAAATCAAGGTTGGTGGCCCAAGGATACAATCAAGAGGAAGACATTGATTTTGAAGAAACATTCACTCCAGTTGCAAGGTTAGAAGTTATCCGTCTATTACTTTCTTATGCATGTTCATTAAATTTTTagttattccaaatggatgtcaagagagccttcttgaatggctacatcaatgaagaagtctatgtcaaacaacccccgtgctttgaagacttcaagaatccttcacatgtcttcaagttgaggaaagctctttatggcCTAAAGAAAGCACCAAAAGCATGATATGATCATCTTAACAACTTTATTTGTGAAAAGGGATTTGAAAAAGGTAAAGTTTACAAGACCttgtttattaagaaaataaaaggtaacactttattggttcaagtctatgttgacgacatcatattcagctcaacaaacaaagaaaaatgtgaagaattttcatcaatgatgcaaggagaattcgaaATGTCCATGATGGGTAAGATGTACTATTTTCTCAGACTCCAAATTAAGCAACtaaaggatggcatcttcatcaaccaatccaagtacTATAAAGAATTATTAAAGAGACTCGATATGGATGACTTCAAGGCTATGTCTACTCCAATGGGATCCAgaacttatgttgatcaagatgaatcagGTGTCTCAATTAATATCACAAAGTATCAAGTTATGATTGGCTCATTGTTATATTTGACGGCAAGTcgtcctgacataatgtttagtGTTTGTCTATGTGCTCGCTTTCAAGCAAATCCAAAAGAACCGCATCTCATCATTATTAAAAGGATAACGAAATATCTCAAAGGGATAACAAACGTTAGActatggtatcctaaaggtagtatTTTCAATTTAGTTGGTTATTAGATGCTGATTATGCAGGAAGTAAAACTGATAGAAAGAGCACTAGTGGTACATGTCACATTCTTGGAAATGCATTAATATCGTGGGCTTGCAAGAAACAAGCATGTGTTGCTCTCAGCACTGACGAAGCATAATACATAGAAGCAGGTAGCTATTATGCTCAAATACTTTGGCTTAAGAAACAACTTCGTAACTACGGACTCGATCTTGGATGCATTCCTCTATGATGTGACAACATAAGTGCGATAAATATTACAAAGAATCATGTCATGCACTCaagaaccaaacatattgacattcGACATCATTTTCTTCGTGATCACGTGCTTCAAGGAAATGTCAAAGTCACATTTGtggatactcataatcaactcGCTGACATTTTCATAAAACCGTTGGCACGAGAACCATTCTACAAAATTCGAAGAGAATTGGGAATGATTGATGAAAAAGACGTATGATGAAAGGTGCAAATATCTATATGCTTAATTTTACATTTTTTTAATCTTATGTGTTTTTCTATGTCCATGCCTATTTGCTTCTCTTTTATAACCTTTTCCCATcctttttgttaatgacaaagggggagaagatattatgatttctttgtatgcttttCTCTAATAATGTCTGCAGTAAGCTTTAAAAATTGTAAAACTCTCATGGATGCATAGATCAAGGGGGAGAAGATATTAtgatttctttgtatgcttttCTCTAATAATGTCTGCAACAAGCTTTAAAAATTGTAAAACTCTCATGGATGCATAGATCAAGGGGGAGTTATCTTTGTTAGGGGGAACATTGTGCATAAAGCTTAAATTGcttgtcatcatcaaaaaagggggagaatgtgaagtcAAGACACTCCATCCAATATATTTTGATGAAGACATAGTGCAATTCAAATGATCATGTCAAAATTATGGAAAAAGTTTCGAGTGCATTTAATCAAATCAAGTTTCAAGCAATGTGTGAAAGCTAGCATCAAAGGATTGAAGACTCTTTGAAGACTAGCATCGACCTTAAGTTTTTAAGTTACAAGCATGTAATATATATTGATAACTTAGTGCTCAAATTTAATCCAAACATTCATTGCATGCATGGTCCATTGTCTCCCTTGCCCTTGCTGTTTCACTAATTTTTCTAAGCATTTTTTCAAAAAATAGTTCAGGAAATCGATTACCCCATTTCTAGAAATCGATTTACAATTGGCAAATTTAAATTTTTTAGTTCAGGAAATCGATTCCCCCTTTCCAGGAAATCGATTTCCAGTTTCCAGAATTAACTTTTTCAACTCAGGAAATCGATTACCCCCTTTTGGGAAATTGATTTCCAACACGAAAATTTGAAATTTTAATGAAACAGTGGCTGGGTTCAGACATGTCTTATGGGCTAAACATTTTCCAAAGTTCATTCATTAGCCATTGCATCTTTTCATTTAATCACACTCTTTCATAGAGGTGTCAAGGTGATATATATATTCATAATTTCAGAATTCAAAGTCACCTCTTCCATTGCAATTTGAAATCTCATACACATTCATTTTCCAACAAGTGTTTTGATCTTTGAAATTTCATTAAGAATTTTTCTGCATTATTCACATATAGCAGTCCAGA encodes:
- the LOC127129882 gene encoding uncharacterized mitochondrial protein AtMg00810-like produces the protein MSMMGKMYYFLRLQIKQLKDGIFINQSKYYKELLKRLDMDDFKAMSTPMGSRTYVDQDESGVSINITKYQVMIGSLLYLTASRPDIMFSVCLCARFQANPKEPHLIIIKRITKYLKGITNVRLWYPKGSKTDRKSTSGTCHILGNALISWACKKQACVALSTDEA